The Suricata suricatta isolate VVHF042 chromosome 13, meerkat_22Aug2017_6uvM2_HiC, whole genome shotgun sequence nucleotide sequence GGGGACTGCGGCAGCTGGAGGTCGCCTTCGCTCTGCGCCCGGCCAGGAGAAGGGCACAGGGTCAGGGGCGGCCTCGCTCCGGGGTCCAGGGCTCAGCACGGAGGTCGTGAGCCTCCAAGCACAGGTTATTCCGGGGCCGTCACGTCCTCCCCTTTCGAGCACGGTCCCCGAGAAGTGGCCGGGGCTGTCTGCTCTTCCTCCGATGCCGCTGACAAGCAGCCGCTCCGCCGGGCGAGCCGGCTGTGCCATCGGGGGCTCTCGGGGTCCCGCCTCTGCCTCCTGGGCCCGGGACTTGCCGGCACAGCTGTCAGACTCCCAGACAGAGTCACACCCCATGCGGGTTAAGAAGCTCAGCCTGTGGGGCTCgaagggggctcagtcggttaagcatccaacctcggctcaggtcatgatctcacggtgcatgagttcgagccccacgctgggctcgctggctgtcagcacagagcctgcgtcacatcctctgtcctcctctctctctgcccctcccctgctctcactctctttccttcaaaaataaacattgaaaaaaaaatttttttaaagaatcacagTCCGTGGACTTGAGCTGTCCGGGCAGAGCTCCGTCCTCAGGGcctggcctggagcctggctcaCGGGGCTGCCCAGTGAAAGAGCACATGTTTGAATGAGCACATCGGTGAAGTCAAAGGTGATGGCTATCCTGACAAGCGCCACCctgggggggaaggaaggggcatgGGAACACGGAGGAGAAGCCTCTCCAAAACtaggttgggggtggagggagggctggggaaacattcaaggaaggcttcctggaggaggtggcatctAGCTGAGccctgaaggaagaaagggagttCGGTCAGTCGGTCCGTGGAAGAGGAGCAGGGGCAGTGGATGCTTGGGGCTGAGGGACCAGCCTATGCCGGGCTACTGCGGCAGGGCTGTGGAGGTGTGGCTAAGGTGTTCAGATCCGGCTGGAGCAAGCTGTTTAGACACGTGGAGTCCAGATTGGAGGTGCCACGCTGGGTCCTGGGCAGACGTGGAGAGAGGAGTCCTGGGGGTGTCACCACTGCAGGGACAGGCTAAGGAATTCTCTCCCTCATCTCGCCAACAACACAGCGCCCTTCCttgtgtgggggggggtctgCATGGCGCCCTTCCTTGGGGGGTCTGCTTGCCCCCTGCGCCTCACCCCTGACCCCGTTCTCTGGTGCCAAGTGGGAGATTCAGGAGTCTGCTGTGGAACGTGAGTGGGAAGGAGCTGTTTGCTCTGTTGTACTTTCTCGGGGCAAGACGCGAGGTGCAAGAGGAATTGCTACTTTATGTGTCACTGTATTACAACTGCAGGGGCCCTCCTCGGCCCCCCTCCCGCGGCCTCGgagatgttaaaatgtggaaAAACGAAGAGGTGCGTCCTAGCACCCCTGACATACAGAAGTAACCCTTCGggtggaaaataataaaaccaaacacCTCCAGATGCTCTGTGCACACTGATCACGGGGCAGTAAACGCTGCTAATATTTATGGCACACGCACCACGCACCAGGCAGGGCGCCAAGTGCTTTCCTGTACTAATTCATTTAAAGATGGTGCAGAAAGTTGaacatggtggggggaggggggcagaattCAGTCATAGAAGGTGCCTGGCCCAGAGAGGAGGCGGGAGGCTGGGGGGGGCGCCCAGCCTGAGCTTGCCTCCGAtctgctgtgtgactgtgggcaagcccactgctctctctgggtctcacttTCCCCACCTGTCAGATGCGCCCTGGTCACTCTGCCAGCTGCCTTCGGGCTGTGAGTGATTCGGCCCCGTGCGTCCGGGTGTGTGCTGGGCGTGCTGTGCCTCCGTCACTGACAAGCTGCCACTCTGTTCTGGCTTCCTCCTTGGTCATTAGCCCCCGCAGGGTTCCTGAGCCCAGTCTGCATCTCCTCCATCATCTCCTGCTTTGGGGCACAGCTGCCCTGTTGCCCAGCCCTTGCTTCCTTCAAGGGAGCGAAGGTCCTTTCTCCAGGGTCCCCAGTGGTGTTCTGCCTGCTAGCCTGCTCTGCTGGGAccggggcggggaggagggaggaggggaggggctggggggtggggtcacCTGGCGCCCCCAGGACTCACGCACACACGGCCTCGTGGGCCTGCACAGGGGACTCGGGACGTGGCTTGGGATGTGACTCCGGCTCGAAAGGGACCCTTAGTGACGCACACTCACCCTGCTGTGACAGTGTGACAATCCTTAGCATCATTGCTGCTCTCTCTTCCCGAGTCTGCACCGCAGGCACCCGTGTGTGGGGCAGGGCGAGTCGTTACCGCCTCCGCTtcacaggccccccccccccccccccccccccccccccccggctcagCGAGGCGAGGCCCCTCACCCAAGCTCCCCTGCCCGGAGACGGAGCCTTCAGCTGCAGCCCTCACCAACCCAGGAGGGCTCCAGGGGGAGGTGTGCCTGCCCCTACAGGGCActcgtgagcagggcaggggcaatgAGGGGAAGGGTGCCTCTCTCTCCATCGGTCTCCAcgcctctctgcctcagtttctcttttcgTCCTCTCCACCGCTGGTTCCCTGCAtctctcactcacttgctcttGCTGTCTTGGTCCCTGTCTGTCTCCCCTCCAGGCTTCTGTCATCTCTGCCTTTCTGTAgcactccctctcccccatcccttaGAAGGGGTCCCCTGGGTCTTGCCCACGGCCAGAGGCCCCGTCCTGAGGCtgcctgggccccctcccccacagggcaGAGGCTGGAAACCTGCTTCTGCCCCTAATGCCgcttcttctctctcctgtccgtccgtccgtctgtccgtctctgtgtctgtgtgcgcGGGGCCGGCCGGCAGTGGCCCAGCTGCGGCTACGTGCTGTGCAGCGTGCTGCTGTCCCTGGCCGTGCTGCTGGCCGTGGCCGTCACCGGCGCCGTGCTCTTCCTGAACCACACGCCCGCGCCAGGCACGGCGCCCCCGCCCGTCGTCAGCACCGGGCCGGCAGGTGCCAACGGCGCCCTGGTCACCGTGGAGAGGGCCGACAGCTCGCACCNNNNNNNNNNNNNNNNNNNNNNNNNNNNNNNNNNNNNNNNNNNNNNNNNNNNNNNNNNNNNNNNNNNNNNNNNNNNNNNNNNNNNNNNNNNNNNNNNNNNGCTTCGCCCGCCTGGAGGGCGCCCAGGCCTCGGTGCTGCGGGCGCTGGCGGAGCACCGGGCAGAGCCGGGGCCGGCGGGCCCGCCGGAGAGGGAGCTTCTGGAAACCCTGGTGGACCAGCTGCCCCGGCTGCTGGCCCGGGCCTCCGAGCTGCAGACGGAATGTGCGGGGCTGCGGAAGGGCCTCGGCACCCTGCAGAGCGAGCAGAGCCATCTCATCCAGGTAAGGGGCGCGCCTGCCCCCGGGGCCCTGCTGGGGCTCGGGGTCCCGCCCCGTGCGGGTGTCCACAGCCTCCCTTAATCCCCAAGCGGCCCCGGGAGCTCTTCCCCCCTACCGTCCAGCACACGAGCCTCGGAGAAAGGAGCCTTCCGTCCAAGTCCACACAACTAGAGGCACCAGGGTCCAGACCGTTTCCTGCCCACTGGCCTGGTGACCCTGGGGTCGGTGTAGCATCCCGTGACACCCAACAGTCAGGTCAAGTCCAGGCCTCGAGGGGGCTTCCCAGGTGTGCcggtgcaggggaggcaggaccGGCTCCCATCAGTAGCGGATGGAGGTTCAAGGTCATGGGGCTGATCAATGGCAAGCCCTCTTCCCAGCTGGGCCACATGGCCAGAGAGAGCTGTCCTCCCTTCCTAGCGCCCTGTCCCCCACCCATTGCCTTTGATGTCCCCAGCTTTCTAGGGAAGAAGGGACCAGCAGAGGGAGTCCCCCCTGACCCTTAGCATGTCCCCAccacctctgccccctccctccctgcccctgccccctccgcACCCCTGAGTCAGGTCCTGGCAAGCCCCTGGTAGATCTGGGGGCACAGTTTCCAACCTTGACCCTTCCTGAAGCACCAGCTGGAACTGTGCTCTGATCCCTTCATAGGATCCAGGGTTAGGGCCATCTCCTTGGTTTTCCatcattttccagaaaagaaaactaagaccCAGAAAGGGACATGATCTGTCCAGGGTACAAGTGGCCAAGTCAGGCCCGGGACCTGGCCTCCTGCCGCCCCGCCCACCCTGAGGCTTGGTGGCCCATCCCCCCGTGACTCAGGTCCTTAGGGACCAGGAGGGGAGCCCCACCCTGCCATTGGTCCCTGCCCCTTCCAGACCCCGGGGATGACGAGCATTTGCTCAGCCACGGCTCATGAGCGATGGGTCTTTTCCCTCCTCTGAAGGCTGCAGCTGGAGGAATTACAGCCCTCGTCATCCTGTCTGGGTGACAGATGGGAAGGCGCTCCCCCctcccagggtggggtggggggtagagtGTTCCGCCACCCCCTCCTTCAATCTGGGGAGACCTCCAGATTTTCTGGGTGACCTGGACCTCCCCACCTTGCTCTCCATGTGGTAGAGCCCCTGGTCAGCCAGGCCCTTAGGGCAGGGGTGGAGATTGGGGGCTTGGGGGCTCGGGGGCTCCCACCCACCAACCTATGTGGAGGCCTAGAGCCTAGGCCTTGTTCCTGCAAGATAAATAGCTTTTTGAGGGCCCAGGAGTGCCTTGGCTCGCCTGATAGATTTAACTtctcaaaagaattttaatttgacTCATTTCCTGTAGACTCAGGGTGATTTCAGAGACCCTGTGTCTTGCTCTAGGTGGCTGTGGCTCCTGGCCCCTCTCATCAAAGCTTCCCAGACCCCCTGGGGATCGGCCCAGACCTGGGTTTCCCAAAGCACTGCCTGCAGGCACCCTCTGTCAGAAGTGCCCGAGCAGCTTGCTAAAAGGCACCCCTGGGCACCAGGGGGGCTCAGGCGGTCTGgcatccgagtcttgatttccgctcaggtcctgaACCCAGCGTCTggtctccatgctgagcgtgcagcctgcttgaaattttctctctctctccctttgccccactgcctctcccctgcctgccctctctctctctcacagtaaaaaaataaataaataacatataaaaggCTCTGAACCTCAtcacacacccccccacccccaggtcccaACAGTTAAACATCAGGGTGACTGTCGTGTGCACAAGGATCTGAAACCCGATGGCCTGGGACCAGCAGGGCTGAGTGGCGCTGCCTGCGGGGGTGGGGCCACCAGGCTGGGATCCAGTCCAGGCTCCACCGAGTAGCAGCTGTGGGACTAGGTGGCTCAGCGGCCCTGCCTGTGAAATGGGGGGAATATAGTCCCTTCCCAGTAGACGAGGGAGCTCCTGACTGCCGGGCTCAGCTGACCTCCAGCACTTGAGACACTATTATTATGGTGAAATTATCTGTGAACTAAAGTTGTTGTCAGTAGGGAGCCACCATTGAAAGTcccttttgggggcgcctggggggctcgggtcatgatctcatggtttgtgagttccagccccacatcaatctctgtgctgacagtttagagcccagagcctggagctgctactgattctgtgtctccctctctctctgctcctcccctgctcacactctgtgtctctctcaaaaatcaattaaaaaaattgaaaaaagaaaaaatccttttgtGATCATAGTGGTGGGGACAGCTAAGTGCTGGTTAATAACAAGCACTTGGTAGCATGGTAGCCCCAGGAGGTGGAGATCGCGGGCCCATTCTTTGGAggggaagactgaggctcagagaagcagcGGGCCTTGTTCCGGCTTCGTCACACGACTGAGAAGCGCCCAGAGCAGCGCCTCTGGTTTCAGTGCCTCTAAGAGCCACCAGCTGTTCCTCTTGAATGCGTCCGTGCCGCTCCGCGAGCAGCGACTGCCTTTCCCAATTAATTCGGAGCATGTTTATACGTACATTTTCAACTTTAATCATTTGCTGGTTTAAACAGAGGTCTTCCCTGCCCGCCAGCAAGAATGGGCTGTGCGTGAATTTCTCCAGCGCGTCAGCTTGTCCCAGAAGGGTGGGCAGTGCCCTGGAGACTTCAGCAGTGAGCCTGGTGATCACCCACACCCTGCCGGTGGCCCCTGCCCCCTTGGGGGCTGCCGGCATCATCTCGACCTCGGGGCTCCCCACCTTGGGACCTGTCTACAGGACCTTTACTACAGTAAACCCCCAGGGAGGGATGGGTGGCCTTGCCCTCTGGCCCCCCCTGCCcatctctgcacctctcccccaggccccgcccatctctgcacctctcccccaagccccacccatctctgcacctctcccccaggccccagccctcaCTGTAAGGGAGAAGCTGGCAAAGAACCTAAAAGCCTTCTTTGCAGAGGCCCTTGCTTCTGGATGAAACAAGAATCCTATTTTGTAAACTGCTGGCGCtgtgtatttctattttccttcctcaAATGAGCTATTAACTGGCAAGTGACAGGTTTGGTGGGTGTGTGAAGGCCGGGCAGGTTCCACGGCGCACTTGCTGGCGGCTGTGCCCttgaccctcccttcccccttccccctggtcctgcAGCCTCCTAGAGCCAAGTCTCAGTGGGGAGGTGACAGACCTCAGACCCTTGAGCCAGCAGGCACAGCCCAGAGGTCGCCGGGGTGGGCAGTGGGAGGGGTCAGAGCTGCACTGGCCAAGATACAAGCCTCCAGCCAGCCCCGGATCTCAGGAAGGGTGGCGGTTGGGCAGCAGGGGGAGTGACCCAGACGGGGGACTGAGCACTCGGGCCTCAAGCACGTGCTCTCATGGGCCGTCACCCCGCACACCCACCCTGGAACGCCGGGTCCTGTTACTCTGGCTCACAAAGGGGCCACTTCCCTAGTGAACGGAGGAAGGTCTGAGTCAAAACCCAGAAGTGACACCGGAGCCTGGGTCCACACCGCTGCCCCCACTGTCCTGCTCCCATCCCGGGCCCCCTGTGGCCTGAGCTCATTCTCGATCAGGGGCCTCTCCTCCTGGGCCTGTTTCCCCCTCAGGGGACAGCAAGTCTTCCCTCCCAGCAAGGTGTAAGGGTGAGGGGAGGCGGTGGATGTTGGAGCTGTGACCCAAGGAAGTGGGTTTGcatgggggctgggggtgcccaGGGCCCCCTCCTGTTTGCAGAACCGTCACCCCCGCTTCGGCGGCCTTGCTGGGGGGACCAGGAGAGACTCCGGGTCAGGGTGTCTTGTACCCTGAAAGGTGACTTACAGATTTGTGTGAGGAGGCGGCCGGGTTCTGCGGGCCCCCTTCAAGGCCTGGGTAAGTCCCGCACCCACGTGTGACTGCTGCATGGGtgagctgggatctgaacctGGCGCCAAGTGCCCCCCTGGGCTTTTTTCTCTAGTCACCTCACCGGGGCCGAGGCACAGAAAACGGTGTctgctctgtcccctctgtcccttgCCACCTGAGCCCCCACGCGCTGAGACCTCCTGGGAGCGGGGCCGGAGCAGGGCGGGGACCGGGACGCACGCGGAGGGGACGGCGGGTCCTGGCAGGTGCCCCCTGTGCTCCACAGCTTCTCTCCGAGAGTCAAGGCCACATGGCTCACCTGGTGAACTCGGCCAGTGAGGTATTAGACGCCCTGCAGAGGGACCGGGGGCTGGGCCGGCCCCGCGCCAAGGCTGATCTTCAGAGGGCACCTGCCAGGGGGCTGCGGCCCCGGGGCTGCGCCAGCGGTGAGTGGGGCGCCCAGCTCTGTACCCCCAtcgtcccttccccacccctctgaTAAGGCACCACTGCTGCCGGTTGCTGAGGANNNNNNNNNNNNNNNNNNNNNNNNNNNNNNNNNNNNNNNNNNNNNNNNNNNNNNNNNNNNNNNNNNNNNNNNNNNNNNNNNNNNNNNNNNNNNNNNNNNNGTGAGGGCTGTCGGCACATGGCCCCGGGCCCCACCAGTCAGATCACCCACCGGATCAGTGGCTGGGGAAGCAAAGAGGCAGGGACACAAAGGATCTCCTGCAAAGGAACCGCAGACTGCCCGTCCTGGTGGGGGTGCCCGTGCCCAGGAGTAGCTGTGTCCAGGTTCCATGCCAGCAGCACTGGGGTCATGGGGTTCCCACAAGGTCACCCCTGGCCAGCTCTGGGAGACCCTGTTCCTGgctgccaggccctgagctggtttctctggcctcccagcctccttctGGTTCATTCCTTTCCTGCTTAAATCAGCCATTTTCTGTTGCTTGCAGTGAAGACCTCTAACTGAGGCAAGTgggtatccccattttacagctaaggaTGCTGAGGCTCAGAAAACTTAAGTACCTTCCCCGAGATCACACAGCAGGACCGTCTGTGGATGCTGGAGTCACTGGGCATCCCAACCACGGCCAACCTGGAAGGGGGGTGCTGAGCACTTTCAGAGTGCCATGCCGATGTCCAGGGACAGTGGTATAGGTTGCTCACTGCTCTAGGGCACGTGGCCAAGAAGTGAGGCTCAAGTCTACTCTTCTTGCCAAGGCCATTGTGCCAAAAGGGAAGGAcgtacatttttaatttatacaaaGTCACCCAATGGTCAGCGGCAGCCCTGTTGAAGCCCAGCCCCCAGGACTGAGCCACAAGAGAGGGTTGGAAGGCCACtggtgtgaggaggggagagacaaCAGGCTCATTTCCTACCCCAGCTCTAGAACAGGGTCAGCAAACCTCGGCCCCCAGGACAACTCCTgcctgctgcctgtttttatCTGGCTTATGAGCCAAGAATGGttggaatgtttttaaatggtttttaaaaagcaaaagacaaatatcttaaaatacttCTTGAATAATAGTTGAAGAATACATGAAAAACTTAGGAAATTCCCATCTCCGGGTCCACAAGTGTCACTGAGATCCAGCCACGCCCAGGCGATTCCGTGtggcctggggctctgggcccctccccaggcagggTCCAGTGGGTGCAACAGACGCCGTGGGTGGCCCCCTGTGGCTCTGGGGACTCCCCCCGGGAACCTAGCCAGAGGCCTCTTCCCACCGCTCCGCCCCCTTCTCCCAGCTCCCGGGAGATTTCAGGGCCACCTATGGCCAcgcctccctgccctccactgGCCTTTCCTGGCTCCNNNNNNNNNNNNNNNNNNNNNNNNNNNNNNNNNNNNNNNNNNNNNNNNNNNNNNNNNNNNNNNNNNNNNNNNNNNNNNNNNNNNNNNNNNNNNNNNNNNNCGCCTCTTACCGAGCTCTTGGCCCAGAGCCCGTCTGCCATAGTCCGAGGACAGTCGTGGGGACCCGAAGCAGGGTACGGCGTCAGCTGTTttccaggggtgcccaggtgggcTCCGAGGTCTCTGCCTTGGACACCTGGGGCCTGAGGGCGAGGCTGGCAGGATCCCTCCGTTTCTCACCAAGAGGCTTGGTGCCATCTTTGGTGAGTTGATGTCCAGAcagggggcagggaaaggggtCAGCGATCCCGagctggcagggggtgggggaggggcgcgaCAGGGGACACCCCAGTGAGGCAGGTGGGCAGCGGGCAAGGCAAGTGCACTGACTAGGGCGGGGCTGGTGTGAGAGCAGCTGAGGGCCCCCCAAAGGCCCAGGGGACAGACATACTCACAAACCTCTCTTCAAGCTCCAGAGGGGAGCACGACATGTCCTGGACCCGCGTATGGGCACTGAAAGCTCCTGTTTTCCTAACTCAGAACATCTGAGTTACGGCGCGTGCCTGTGGGAACCCCTCAGCGGGCAGAGCACCATCAACACGGCAGCCAGAGCCCAGAAATCAGAGTTACGGGTGAGGACAGGCTTTCATGAAAGACCGAGGCAGCAGGCCAGGCTTGGCATCTTCCACTCGGGGTGGGGGACGGAAAGCCAATCTCCCGGGAAGTCAATCAGGATttgggctgggaggtgggtgacATCCAGGGCCCGGGCTTCAGGGGCCATTACAGGGGACTCGATGAGGAacgccagccccccaccctgccctccggCTCAGACACCTGGATCAGGGGCCCCGCAAGAAAGGCCGCTCTCGGCTGAGAAGTGCTTGTGAGCCCGATAGACGTTAATATCCATTTGGGCTTCCGTCAAAAGCAATCTTTGCCCAGATACCTCTGGGCATCTGTCAGGATCACCTCCCTGCCACACGGAATCTCTCGGAAACTCAATTGTTGTTTGGGAAGGAGCTGGCGGCCGTGTCTCTGAACTCCGGGACAATCCATCCTCATTAGGCCCCGCATCTCAGCTGCCAGGGCTCAAGTGCAGACACCGGATAGCTCTCCCTGGCGGACGGGGCACCCCGTCCTGGGGAGACCAGGCCGGGCGAGCATGGGGCTCTTCGGTTTCTAAGCCGCTGCCCTGCCTGGTACTCCTCCCACCCTTGGAGGCTAGCAGAGCGGCcgcagaggaggaagagatctGTCCAAGAAGGAAGATCTGTCCGGTGGGCCAGCCTCACGCGTGTCCGTGGAACGCAGTGTCACACGGTGATGCTCATTTATTCAACCGCCGAGCACCAACCACAGGCCAGAGGAATCAACAGCAAGATCCTGGCCTGGCAGGCAGGGCCGGGGGGCAAGGCCAGGTGAATCAGCTGGCTTGTGTGAGGGCAGtaggcctggggggcaggggtgtgggggagccCAGAGGAGAGCCCCTGGCCCAGCCTGGGGCAGCCAAGAGAGGCTTCTGGATGGGGAGGTCGGCGTTGGGGGAAGAGGTTCAGGCTCAGAGTTCTGCATGGCGGTGGCCAGGCTCCGTCTGGGTCCGTGGGGGCCGGAGAGGCCAGGGACCAGATGAGGGAGGCTTTGTCCTGAGGGTAGATTGGGCTCCTGCTGCCCTCAGGATTTCTCCAGGTGGGGAGGGACCCAGAGACCCGGGGCCCCGGGCAGTAGAGGCCACATGTGGCTCCTGGAGGTGAGGAGGCCACAGAGGCCGATGGACACAGGCCACAAAGTGACCTTTGGGTTGCTGTGGCCTCTGGCCCTGACTGACCCCAAGCCTTCTCCCCATGCTCATCAAAGCCCATAGTGGCCCAGGGCACATAGGGTCATGCTGATGGTCAGGGCCGCTCTTGAACTTGACACGTGCAGCCACCCCCAACCCCGCGCCccaaaagaaggagggaaggctggaggggagggcCACCTCCTGCTGACCCGTAACTCGGGGCAAGGGGCCCAGCGGGTCCGCCTACCACGGTCCTTGTTTGTACAGGTGTGACTCAGCAGTTTGCTGTCCTGCCCTTGGTGCTCCAGCCGGGTGTGAGCTCTACAGGGCAGTGACCCGTGCCCTGGTCACCACTGCAGCTCAGGGGTCTGCGAGGTGTCTGCACGCCACCCGTGCTCCCCCAACACTGGTCACACGCGTGAGACCGCTCGCACTGTTGGCAGTGACGCGTCactccccccgccgcccccccccagccTTACTTTCTCATCTGCTCAACGAGGCTAACATAGCGCCGCTCACGTGGGGAGTCACACTCCTTGGCGGGCGGTGTACCTGTGAGGGAGGAGCGGGCTGAGCCCGGGGGACCCCCGTGAACGAGGAACCCGCTGCTTCCTGTTCGGGGATTCATTGCAATACGGGCCGAATGTCCCTATTTGGAAGGTGATGCGTGGGGCCCCGCTGGCGGTTtcctgctctcctccctcccgGCCGTGTGGCCCTGGGAGGGTCCCGTCGCCTCTTGGGGCGCCCCCTTCCTGGTCCAGCCACCAGGATAGCCCTTGCGTGTCGTGTGGCTGCCTTGCAGGGCCTGGGGAATGGGGCGGCCATGCCCAGGACCTGGTGTGGGCTTGGGGTGGTCAGAAGGAGGGTCCCCCCACGTCCCTGCGTCTCTGCCCTGAGGCACCgccttgcccccacccccggagCGCTGCCCATGGTCCTGATCGCCAAACCTTCCTCGCTTCGCCTAATCACCCCAGGGGCTCACGGAGATCGGGTCCAGTTTTGCACCTCCTACCGCAGGAGCCCACAGAGGGATCAACCCTGCTCTGCGCTCCCACTGGGATTTGCAGTGCGGCCGGCTGCTCCGGCCGCCACCAGCCGAGTGGCCCAAACCCCGTTCTGCACAGTGACCACGTTCTCTGCCAGTCGTCCGAGGTCAGCGGCTCAGATATGCTGCTAATTGGCTTTGCTGTGAGGgaaactccccctccccccctgagctccccaggcaggAGGGAAAATCCTTCCTGCACTTGGAAGACATCAAAGGAGCCACCAGCAAGCAGAGCCCAGGCCGGCAGTGGGATCAGGCGCAGGGAGAGATGAAAAGCTTCCTAGGCTGAAAGGTGCGGCCCCCAGCCCCAGACCCCCGGCCACAGCGGGCTGGCCAGCAGGTCTATGGGACCCCCTGGGGGTATCAGCTCCTCCTGACTTGGGCTGAGGCTTCACAAGTTCTGGTGACAGGCCATGGGGGCTGGGCGCCCTGCCAAGACATCCGCGGGTCACAGTGTCCCCAAGCTGCAGCGGGCTGGGCGACCGCTCCCCACTGT carries:
- the FIBCD1 gene encoding fibrinogen C domain-containing protein 1; this translates as MLNDRWKTMGGASQLEDRPRDKPQWPSCGYVLCSVLLSLAVLLAVAVTGAVLFLNHTPAPGTAPPPVVSTGPAGANGALVTVERADSSHXXXXXXXXXXXXXXXFARLEGAQASVLRALAEHRAEPGPAGPPERELLETLVDQLPRLLARASELQTECAGLRKGLGTLQSEQSHLIQLLSESQGHMAHLVNSASEVLDALQRDRGLGRPRAKADLQRAPARGLRPRGCASEHLSYGACLWEPLSGQSTINTAARAQKSELRVFQRREDGSVNFFRGWDAYRDGFGKLTGEHWLGLRRIHALTTQAAYELRVDLGDFENSTAHARYGSFGVGLFSVDPEEDGYPLTVADYSGTAGDSLLKHSGMRFTTKDRDSDHSENNCAAFYRGAWWYRNCHTSNLNGQYLRGAHASYADGIEWSSWTGWQYSLKFSEMKIRPVREDR